In Helianthus annuus cultivar XRQ/B chromosome 3, HanXRQr2.0-SUNRISE, whole genome shotgun sequence, a single window of DNA contains:
- the LOC110931749 gene encoding zinc finger BED domain-containing protein RICESLEEPER 2-like: protein MSDCQLPYDDIEFQRSKDTSTKEKMANIDDVIVVNDEEENAHVNETTNRVEQQNNDEEDAPYNKRKRRKTSNAWVHFRTISNASGSEVPQCIHCGEKLKKLKDGTTTPLLRHINTSCPKLKAVNKGQLKLNVGFGNSTESSSLIQNWKFSNARMREVISHMIMVHKLPFNFVEYELFNVLMKEANPAFNKISRASIRQDCISSYEIGKKRTQKLLNIVNRVSITTDMWTSVQNIHYMVVTCHFVDSEFNLHKSILSFVDVPPPYSGVRIYDCLFKCLKDWNIETKVATLTVDNARTNDVVARKLMENLNLQKKLAIDGRLFHVRCCAHILNLLVQDGLSEIQAIIHNVRESVKHVGASPGRLHIFSELAKQLQMSKKQLVLDVSTRWNATYAMLSTALEFKEVFENYADRESTYNTLPSNDDWKKVEDVCSFLSLFNEATKIISGSEYPTSNLFLSELYVIKEALDNVALDKKDCMNSMVCKMKEKFDKYWGSSNLLISIGSVMDPRYKMKLIEFSFNTIYSENKAGAEIEIVRKTLDEMFAEYVETHREANVVSSGGAFAHVQTENGSGSSYSNVSSSFMSSRFGKGLKTGISKYNQHIRSVDTVESVKSELAIYLDEGVYICEQGVSFDALGWWKANKLKFRILSKMAADFLSIPITTVASESAFSAGGRVIDPHRSRLGTKMVDMLVCGADWYRHYYGVNKKNNKENDDAVYIELE, encoded by the exons ATGTCTGATTGTCAACTCCCTTATGATGATATAGAATTTCAAAGAAGCAAAGATACTTCGACTAAGGAAAAGATGGCCAATATTGATGATGTTATTGTAGTTAATGATGAAGAAGAGAATGCACATGTAAATGAAACAACTAATAGAGTTGAACAACAAaacaatgatgaagaagatgcccCATACAATAAAAGGAAAAGAAGGAAGACATCAAATGCTTGGGTACATTTTCGTACAATAAGTAATGCAAGTGGAAGCGAAGTCCCGCAATGTATACATTGTGGAGAGAAATTAAAGAAGCTCAAAGATGGAACCACCACACCATTACTTAGGCATATTAACACTAGTTGCCCGAAACTGAAAGCCGTCAATAAAGGTCAGTTAAAGTTAAATGTTGGCTTTGGAAATTCAACAGAATCTTCATCATTGATTCAAAATTGGAAGTTTAGCAATGCTAGGATGAGAGAGGTTATTTCTCATATGATTATGGTTCATAAATTGCCATTTAATTTTGTTGAGTATGAATTGTTTAATGTGCTGATGAAAGAAGCTAATCCGGCTTTTAACAAGATATCGCGTGCATCAATTCGACAAGATTGTATTTCTAGTTACGAAATTGGAAAGAAAAGAACCCAGAAGCTGTTAAACATCGTAAATCGTGTGAGCATTACAACTGATATGTGGACATCAGTTCAAAATATCCATTACATGGTAGTGACATGCCACTTTGTAGACTCGGAGTTTAATCTTCACAAATCCATATTAAGTTTTGTTGATGTTCCGCCACCGTATTCTGGAGTACGTATCTATGATTGTTTGTTCAAGTGTTTAAAAGATTGGAATATTGAGACGAAAGTGGCCACTTTGACTGTTGACAATGCTAGAACTAATGACGTGGTGGCTCGGAAGTTAATGGAAAATTTAAATCTTCAAAAGAAACTTGCTATCGATGGACGTTTGTTTCATGTGCGATGTTGTGCGCATATTCTTAACTTGTTGGTTCAAgatggtttatcagaaattcaaGCTATAATTCACAACGTTCGTGAAAGTGTGAAACATGTGGGTGCCTCTCCAGGTCGATTACATATCTTTAGTGAGCTCGCCAAACAGTTACAAATGTCGAAAAAACAACTTGTATTAGATGTGAGTACTCGATGGAATGCCACATACGCTATGTTGTCTACAGCCTTGGAGTTTAAAGAAGTTTTTGAAAATTATGCCGACCGAGAAAGTACATACAATACATTACCGAGCAATGATGATTGGAAAAAGGTTGAAGATGTTTGCTCATTTTTATCACTTTTCAACGAGGCTACAAAAATTATTTCAG GCTCGGAATATCCAACTTCTAATTTATTTTTGAGTGAGTTATACGTTATAAAAGAAGCACTGGATAATGTTGCTTTGGACAAGAAGGATTGCATGAATTCTATGGTTTgtaagatgaaagaaaaatttgACAAGTATTGGGGCTCATCTAATCTTTTGATCTCCATTGGCTCTGTTATGGATCCTAGATACAAGATGAAATTAATCGAGTTTTCTTTTAACACAATTTATTCTGAGAATAAAGCTGGTGCAGAAATTGAAATTGTTCGCAAAACTTTAGATGAAATGTTCGCAGAGTATGTGGAGACACATAGAGAGGCCAATGTTGTTTCATCTGGTGGTGCATTTGCTCATGTTCAGACTGAAAATGGGAGCGGATCTAGTTATTCAAACGTTTCCTCTAGCTTTATGAGTTCTCGATTTGGTAAGGGTTTGAAAACAGGCATTTCTAAGTATAATCAACATATTAGAAGTGTTGATACTGTTGAAAGTGTGAAATCAGAGCTAGCCATATATTTAGACGAGGGAGTGTACATTTGTGAGCAAGGTGTAAGTTTTGATGCATTGGGGTGGTGGAAGGCGAATAAACTTAAGTTTAGAATTTTGTCTAAAATGGCTGCTGATTTCTTATCTATTCCGATAACGACAGTTGCATCCGAATCTGCTTTTAGTGCTGGTGGGAGAGTTATTGACCCACACCGTTCCCGTTTAGGAACTAAGATGGTAGATATGCTTGTTTGTGGAGCTGATTGGTATCGTCATTACTATGGAGTAAACAAAAAGAATAACAAA GAAAATGATGATGCCGTATACATTGAGTTAGAATAA